ACGTGTCCACGGGTAAAAAAACATTATGTAATCAAAGATAAGAATGATTATCtataaaacaactgaaacatcaCTTATTTGTGACCAGAGAGAATAGTAAATAGCTGCAGCTTTTATCTCTGCAAGTTTAACGTCTTGCGCTGAGATAGGCAAACGTACAGCTAAGCTAGCTGAGGCATCACTGCAACAACATATGCCGACTGGATCCATCAGCATAAAGGAGTTTTGGTTTCATGCTATGCTTGCTGACTTGCTTCAACAAGTCATCTGCCCCTGCTCCACTTACTCTGGTAGAGAACATTACTTCCTTTAGTTGCTTCAGGTTCAAGATGCCGCTGACGCCACCCAGTTCGTTACACACCAGCTGCAGGGACTCGAGGCCTTCCATGGCATGCTCTTTCAGGACAATCTTGGGTACCTTAGGAACGTCGAAGCATAGACGCTGCAGAGTGCAGAACCAATGAGGTTCAAAAGTAAGTTGTTCAAACTCGAAGAAATCTCCGGTCAGCTTGAGAAACTGCTACTTTTTCAGGTGGCGTAGCTCCAGCAGGTCACGGCCCCCAAGATTAGTCTCGGAAAGGCACAGTTCCTCAAGGCTGTCTGATAATGGTAGAATGAACCGTGGCAATCTGGTCAGCTTTCCACATAGCTTGAGGGAGCGAAGCAAACACGGAGGTTCTATCTCAAGATTATCCAGGAAGTTAAGGGGGCGACCATGGAAATCTATTGTCAAAGAATGGAGAGGTGAGTTGCCATCTTTGACTTCCTTCTTAAGGCAGCTCTTTAAAGACTTCAGAAGATCTTTTGTCACCATCTCATTGGGCGCAGTCTGCCCACACAAGATTCTAACCTTACTCAACATGGGAATACGAGGCAATAACGTGACAAAATATGGGACTTCGTCGATGAGGAATcctgccagagtctgcagcttgGAGCTCTCAATTGGAAAGTCATTTTTTCCTTCAAATAAATTACTTAATGGGTTTTCATTGGAGATGAATTTTGCCACTTTCTGCACCTTGGAGTTCTTGGGAAACATTATTTTGTTCTTCAAAATTATTTGGAACTTCCCGAACAAGTGAAGTAGCACCGGGAGTAGAATGACATCCATGGGAATTTTGTTTACCTTGGTGTCCCTTGTGTCAAGCGTCTCCAATGATCGCATATTCACAATATTCGCTGGAAGCATGGTCACATCTTGATTGCCTCTGATGCTCAGATATCTCAATACCGGTCGGCTGCAGACTGTATGAAGATGCTCGTTCTTCATGTTTCCACAATTTTCTAAAATCAGTACTCGCAGAAACATGTAGTTATTGAAGTCCATTAGAACTTTGCTTGCCTCCCCATGATATGTGAGCAGCCGGACATGAGTTGTACTAGCCTTCCCTCCAATCCTAGCAGATTCACTACTGCTATTCTTGAGATACAATCGAGTGATATCAGCTTGTGACAATGGTTCCACGTCCTGGCCCGGTCGAATATCAATCCTAGTGACATAATTCTCTTGGTGCCCTTTGTCATGAATAAACAGCGGCATCATACGGTTAACTCTAAACCTCTTCACCTGTCCACTGATACTAACCTCCACTGGCACGATGAAGTTTTGCTCTATCAGCTCAGTGAAACATTCATTTGCCAAGCCATCGACCgaagatgatggtgatgatgatatcAACCTTTCAGCCAACAATCGCCTGATCAGAGGTTttcccttgatgacatgatcattTATGACATGATTCTCGATGACAAGATTCTTGAAATATATATTTACTGACAGCAAGCAGGCCTTTGCATTAACACTCAGTCTGGTGTAGCTACGATTAACCACGTGCTTCATTCCTCGGAATGCTTCTATCTCGTTATTGTCCAGCAGGGAACCAATGTCGGTGCAAGCCTTCTCACACTCATCATAGTCCCAAGTTTTATTTAAGCTTCTCATATAATCGCCCATATTAGATATTGCAAGGGGAAGGAATTCACATGTCTCTAAGATCATCGTCATCAGACGATCTCTGTCTACATTCCGGGGAAACATCACTTTTTTCCCCAACAAATGCTTAGCAGAGTTCTTGTCAAGTGGCCGCATCTTGTAAACTGGACCATTCCCTTGGCAAATAGTATTGGTTACTCTGTTGCTTGCCGTGGTCACGATAATTCTGTTGCTTTTATTATTATCAGGGCAAGCACTTAGCACATTATTCCAGTAACCAGTTGTCTCAAGTCCATCAATTACGATAATGTACCTaattacaaaaaaaatcaaattaatTTAACTAGCCCATCAAGTCATGCTCTCGCACGAGCAATAATATTAGCAGATATAAGCATTAGTTACTGTTTAATATATCTGACTAATaaaaattacttatattaaattaTATGTTTTCTCTTTGTTCATTTTCTAACACAATAAGCATAGTACATATTCTGTAGTCTACATCCAGTTATCATAAACTtattaattaattttttttttttttttttgcaagggaCTCATCTATATGTTTTTTTTATTCATATTCATAGTTTTTATTTGCATGACACCTCTGTATATCTTCAATATATAATTAGTTGAAACCTAGCATTGAttatggtggttcttgttgcagCATATATCTTATGAGGTCATGAATCTAAATTTTGATATTCTTTTTTAATTTTATTCTTATTGATTGCTATAGTTCTTTGTCCTCAAGTTATGTTGAAACCCTTGTGATTATTGTATATTTTATAGACTTTTCTTTTTTTACTTTTTAAAAAGGAGGATTTTAGGTCATTGACTACATTCCTATATATTACAATAGCATAAGCAATAATTGAAATCTGCACCATATCATTTAAGATAAGTGGTAAAGTTTGAACCGAGATCTCAGATGACGAGGTAGCAGTGCTAACATCAAGAGTATTTTAATACTTAAGCCTTGTAATGGTCAACTATTTGAATCTTAAAGGCCGAGAAATTATAACCACCAGTGTCATCCCCGACTTCTCAAGATGATTCTGTTTTTGAAGCAAGAAATTATATGTGCAGTAATGGTTATACTATCAATACATATGAGATAAATGTTTTAGTTAAAATGTATGAATATATCTAAAGTAACAACCTATATAAATCATATGTCACGGTTAGTAAAATGGTTTTTAAATAATTTTTCAGTATCATTAGTATAtgaattattaaaaaaaatatttttatatgATGAATCAGAACATATATATTTATCGATCACACACGCTGGCGAGATGTCTATGTTTACTTTAGTCAAATTTTATTATATTAATAAAGATAGAAGTGGAAATGTAGAAACATATATATGTTTTATGATTATTTAACAATTTTTTGTAATAAAATGTCGGTGTTTTGAgaaccgacgagtaaatttagcGTCGCGCTACCCAAGGGAATCAATGGCTAGAACTCGAGACacaaggaattatactggttcgggacgaagccctacgtccagtgccGGAGACTACGAGTACGTATTCctcaagttcaagtgctccaaaCGGCTTACAACAGGGGGTATGCAAGCTAGGGTTCTACAGGTAGAAAGATAGAGGCAGGGGAAATCGATCCTCTAGGAAAAAGGCCTGGCTCCCCTTATATAGCCACGTGGGCTAGGTAATTACATGCAGAAGTGTAAGGTTCTCCTGACCCAAGTGGtcaggagcccgagggagggagAAGCTAGTAAGCTTGGTCAGCAATCCATCCTGTCTTGTCCCGGCTTCTATATGCATGTCTAGGCATGGTCGTCGAGGCCTTGCTCCCTACACCAAGGCATGGCCTACGGTGGCGGCACTGTGCCAGCCGTGGCGGTGCCATAGGAGTAGTGGTTGTTCACCAACTCTCCTCCACAGCATGAGCTCGTTGTAGTCATCGTGGACTCCGTCCTGGCGTCCGTTTCTTCAGGGAGAAGTCGTGATGTCATTATACGAGAAGAGTGGCTATCCATTGTGGGCTACCTACTCCCTGGGTCGCGACCCTGTTGCCCCGACCTCTCATGGTCGGGTCGGGGACATTGGATGTGGCCGGTTTGTGAGGAGCTGACTCCTAGTCGTGATTCCCATACCGTATTAATTAGGTGTGATCGTACGCCCGTCTATCAAGCTAGACGGGATTTGGACAATGCTGAGCCACGCGGGGTGACGTAGCCGAGTcccggtgttgtcttgtctgtcaGTGGAGTGCTGCCCAAGATGACGCCGTGCCCCAGGACCTGGTGGTCAGAGGGGTGGTTGTCCTTCTCGTACCTGGTGGAGTGTGCGCGTGCCTGTCCTATTCGGGCATGTGCATTTAATGCATCCACCCACCTTCTGTCCTTTCCTAGAGGCTAAGGCCGGAGGTGGTCGAGGTCACCATGCGGTGCATGGTCGAGAGGCGGGAGAGGTCGAGACGGGCCTCGTACAGCTGGGGGACGAGAGATCGAGGCGGGCCACGGTTAGCTAGGCCATGGTCATCTAGGCCATCCTAAGCGACTCTCTTATCCGTGTCTTGGGGGTACCCGGTTATGTACCCCCGACAAAAAAATGTTGATAATTTAGATGTAGATTTGAGGGTATATTTAGGTTTTTAATAATGAGATAAGAATTTGAGTAGTTATGTAAATTATTGTATCATAATAGGGGGGAGTGGTAATTAGATAAAGATTACTTTAGATCATGTTCATAATGGCATAGGTGGGTAATTTGAATATAGAGTTAATAGATACTTTATGTTATTTTACACAATTGCAGAGATGAGTAATTATTTACAAAATAGAATAGATCCAACAACAATTATTATCAATGGTGATTAGATTCTACTAAAATGATGGTCAGATATTTCTCAATTTTGTGGGAATTTTTAGGATCTACATTTTAATTTCCTGCCATGCCTCGAGAGCATTAACGTGGAGACTCCACTGGGGACTATAGTTAGACTTTCTAGTATTTATATTTTCTTCCTAACATGATATGTATTCAGTTAAAATCTAATCTTAAAATATATAGGCCCTTGTTGCATCCCTTTCGCTAACTTACAAATCTATAATTTAGCTTACAACTTTTAATCTAGTTActataattttttatttattagagAAAAGTTTATGTCCTAGTAGCATTGTTTTTCACATGTTAAGTTGAAACTTAGTTTGCACCTTGGCACtaaatttttttaatttgttATATCACAAGATTATAAGTGTAGTGGTATTGTTTTATCTATCACAAAGTACTTCAAATTATATTATTGATATGACATAGTGTTTCGTTTAAAATATATAAATTTGTTTCTAATAACAACTTATGATGTTATTATAATAGAGTATTAATATAAATtgaagtgttcggcgattttgctTTGTGGTTTGTTAAGTAAACATTTTTCCATGCTTTATAAGCTAAATATTTATCAAAATTTATACATGTTTACTCAGACTACATTGTGAAACatagtgttgacggtagttaaggTCAATCACAAACCGTCAATCTACCATGCaaaaatgactaaaatggatcaccaacatagacttagggatttaaactgacaatttccatgagttttggtgaatctgtgctttcagcaggatttaatcaaaaAACTGTCAAAGAGGACCTATTGGTCAAAGGAAATCATAGAATTCCGCCACGTAaactacgtgggaagactctaggaggctctccaccgaagcggACCCCGAGCCACTAACATGTAGGACCGGCCGGTCCCACATGTAGATCGGCCAGTCTAGGGGGGCCACCAGTCAACCCCCGatgctacgtcggttctccaccgccttaaggattgcatctccgccatttattcaagtcagtttgatccgagggctcaggattgacactccagcctatatataccgacatgcaccccccccccccccctctagggcaTGCCAAGTCAGATCCTGAGAGCTGaaaagccagaaaccctaatccatatctCCACCTGGAGCAGAGCTagaaatcaagagaagattaatcctccataggatctagtcttgtattagagatagagagatagagcatgagggaagagtttgaaggaagtgccagcctatcggtgctctctctacggcttataccctggcggaatcaagttcttcatgagcttgcttctgagatttctctggtaatcgacttctaattcaagtaagcatcttgttcatattgtttttcaggtttgcgactctcttttgagtactttaatcattgtagctcctaggttaaagtagtattcgtagtgtaagcgtggtgcttagactcggttactcgtggatataccctattttttggatcagtggtagctcgcgatggtgactcttatagcctcgttgaattttTTGTAGTCCGcctcccattagtaggcctagcaggaccttgttactataggaaacatactatgcatgtgttttctctagtaatatccccaaaATTAAACAATAGAAGATAAAGTttactgaagttagaactagaagaccttagcggtctcctttatactcctattatctagccttgattgtgaagttgggttaagttcaGACTTAGTTATTCTCATACacgtttcctcgagttcgatataaaactgggtactcagtacccggtgaagtgctacatcggtataatatacgtgcgcttgcggattcttctgtgtgcgttaatttataccaacacatAGCATTGTGCTTTTAACGTCACAGTTGGAGAAGTGCTTAATTTACAAATATATTGTACTCTGTGGATATTGAATTATTTTTGTAACTTATATTAGAATTTACTTGTAGATATAGAGATATTTTTGTTTAGTTTCTATAATGGCTGAATTAGATACAAATATATGATACTTTATATTATCTTTCATAACAGTGTATATGGGTAGTTTGAATGCAAATTTAGGGGTTACTTTGCATTACCTTTCATAATGACAAAGATGGGTAAATTATAAAATCATTCATGGTATTTTACATTATTTTTTATAATGGTATAAATAGGTATTTTAGATTCAAAGTTAGAGGGTAATTtgaaattatctttcataatggcaaagGTAAATAATTTAGATGCAATGTTAGGGGGTTgttttgaattatctttcataatgccAAAAGTGGGTTGTTTAGATACAAAATTtaggggttattttgaattattttttatAATGGCAAAGCTTGGTAATTTATATACAAATGTGAGCGGATATTTTAAGTTATCTACAAATCTAGGGGTTTATTTTAAGATAACATCATAATGGCaaatgtgggtaatttagatgcaaaattagaGGTTACTTTACGCATTATCTATAATCGCAAAGGAGCGTTTTTTCATAAATTGGAATCGATCACATGGCTATTATTGGTAATGATGATTAAAGTACTtaatattactaattagaggctctAATGGATGCACCACGTTAATTCTCACCTGatattctagaaaaaaaaaaaatcttactaATGCTCACAATAATCAAAAACATCTTTCCTTTAAATAATTTAGATGCAATGTTACTcaattattttgaattatctttcataatggcaaaaGTTGGTAATTTGGATACAAATTGAGGGGTTCTTTTGAATAATTTTTCTAATTTATATAATTTAGAGGGTTATTTTAAGTTATCTTTCATAACGACAAATATAGGTAGTTTAGATGCAAAATTAGGGAATTACTTTATGCATTTTCCATAATGGCAGATGTGGGTAATATTTTATAAATTTAAATAGAATGAATGGCTATTATTGGTGATAATGATTAAAGtacttactattactaattacaTTAATTTTCCctggaaacacttggaaaaagattaaatcctagaaattctcacaataatgAGAAACACCTATCCTTTTAATAATTTAGATGCAATGTGgtttattttgaattatctttcacAATGGCAAAAGTatgtaatttagatacaaatttgggaggttattttggattttttttcatAATGGTAGAGGTTGGTAAATAGAAATTTAGGGAGCTATTTTAAGTAGCTCATGTGAAGGGTTGaactcttgcaacatgtgtttCTCTTAAATAAATGTACTAGCCTATATAGAATCATGGGTTTGTTATCTGTACAAGTCAATAGAGAAGGTAAAAGGACGCACCTCCCATTCAATAGTAAACCTCTCAAAATATCGATAAGCTGTgacatattttcttctctaacatTTGTTTTGCCCAATTGACCAAGTATGTCCAGTAGCAAGCCCTTGCCGTTGTCATGGGATGCCATGGCCCAAGCCTTGTGTAGGAAATGTTCCATCTCTGTGAGTTGGTCGTACGCTGCTCTAGCAAGGATACTCTTCCCAGAGCCACCCGGGCCGGTGACCACCCTACGCTTCCTCGCTGTACCTTCACACAAGATCTGGACGAGCTCCGCCTCAGGTGCTTTGGTGTCAAGTGTCGGCCGCATCCTATAAACTGGACAATTCTTATGACAGGTGTCGGCTATTTCATCTTTTCTTGTGGTGACAATAAttctgctgctcatgttatcatCAGGGAAAGCACGTAACAAATCATCCCAGTACCTTGTGGTCTCAAGGCCATCAATTCCGATGATGTACCTAACACTACCGGAGaccgagtgccccgacaattaccgagtgtcaaaagttgGGGCACTTGGAAAACAGtacttaccgagtgccaacactcgaaaaacataaacacccggtagtcgaccgctttaccgagtcagcacactcggtaacttcagacactcggtaaaactacaagtttactgaaggggcgcactcggtaaaaacagccactcggtattgaggtgccacgtcacctaggatagcaaccgtgcgccaaacggcgtcacggcatgacatgtttaccgagtgttatgagcatacactcggcaaacatcacggtAACAACAGCTCCGCCCATCAAGCGCTCATAGCAAATAAAAAAGACCgaaaatgtttaccgagtgtcacactcggtagaagtatttgcactcggtaataataaagttttaccgagtgtaagtgcacaatactcggtaaacactatcttttaccgagtgtattggcgcaacactcggtaaaattcaaccaaatttcttggTTTTCCCTTCATcctttttcctctatccacatatgatatttagtactccattccaaaatatagtgtttatttcgatttatttactatatttcacaaaattttcattctttatgaaaattaggtacatatcgtgtaaatttaattgtaataattaaaatcgaactcgataaatcacgagattggaagaattaacattgaagcatacatctatgttatagaaaaattttcataacgtttcgaaagtatttttacattcgtcgctaccgaaccggtacatctcccaaagagacgctaaacattcacaatgacgagtaggatttctattaagagtgaaattcaacattatgatttgaacttgaaattttttagatagtaaatagatgacatgaaatagttcatgtgaaagtttggtgaattttaggattaaattggcattttttcttttttcttttgcatgaaataatggatacttttaccgagtgtgacctcaaacactcggtaaaggttagccacggcccacctgtctgccacagtgggctgccatgcttctgtttaccgagtgccgtagatctggacactcggtaaacatgtaccaggcccacatgtcattgggctgcggtgcttctgtttaccgagtgccgtagatctgggcactcggtaaacatgtaccaggcccacatgtcattgggctgcggtgcttctgtttaccgagtgccgtagatctgggcactcggtaaacatgtaccaggcccacatgtcattgggctgcggtgcttgagtttaccgagtgccgtacatctaggcactcggtaaacagaagcattcaacacttagccgtttctccctcaaatcgtgcacagacacacacacaccgcacacgcccGTGCATccccgccgcaccgccgccgtcccccgcgccggcgcctccccgccgtcgCCGGTGCCTCCcgaccgccgcggccgcctcctcccctccacgccgTCGCCAGCGCCTCCCCGCtgtcgccggcgcctccccaccgccgcggccgcctcctcccctccaccaccgccgtcaccgggcggtcccccacagccgccgccaccgggggAGGGTGGTCACCCGCCGCCACCGCG
This sequence is a window from Miscanthus floridulus cultivar M001 chromosome 10, ASM1932011v1, whole genome shotgun sequence. Protein-coding genes within it:
- the LOC136485467 gene encoding disease resistance protein RGA4-like, with protein sequence MNNLRCIKIRIEDVMELYDLEFTGQTGGHFEGIGARVAEKLVDKGKRVVGPGRKIRSYLKEIENLSDSAKKRADAFLPFSRGQQPCQTTRKDEEKYFCHDNEAEPIGLDAPRKELVRMLSMSSATLLRVVAIASPDSELARAAYENVQSKEEFTCKVWVTASSNDDDGKRLLKDMIDGLGQQKQRKRLLKDMIDRLGQQRQRGKFIRLAQILRDFLKNKRYIIVIDGLETTGYWNNVLSACPDNNKSNRIIVTTASNRVTNTICQGNGPVYKMRPLDKNSAKHLLGKKVMFPRNVDRDRLMTMILETCEFLPLAISNMGDYMRSLNKTWDYDECEKACTDIGSLLDNNEIEAFRGMKHVVNRSYTRLSVNAKACLLSVNIYFKNLVIENHVINDHVIKGKPLIRRLLAERLISSSPSSSVDGLANECFTELIEQNFIVPVEVSISGQVKRFRVNRMMPLFIHDKGHQENYVTRIDIRPGQDVEPLSQADITRLYLKNSSSESARIGGKASTTHVRLLTYHGEASKVLMDFNNYMFLRVLILENCGNMKNEHLHTVCSRPVLRYLSIRGNQDVTMLPANIVNMRSLETLDTRDTKVNKIPMDVILLPVLLHLFGKFQIILKNKIMFPKNSKVQKVAKFISNENPLSNLFEGKNDFPIESSKLQTLAGFLIDEVPYFVTLLPRIPMLSKVRILCGQTAPNEMVTKDLLKSLKSCLKKEVKDGNSPLHSLTIDFHGRPLNFLDNLEIEPPCLLRSLKLCGKLTRLPRFILPLSDSLEELCLSETNLGGRDLLELRHLKK